From the genome of Aspergillus chevalieri M1 DNA, chromosome 8, nearly complete sequence, one region includes:
- a CDS encoding RNP domain protein (COG:S;~EggNog:ENOG410PGNI;~InterPro:IPR000504,IPR012677,IPR034215,IPR035979;~PFAM:PF00076;~go_function: GO:0003676 - nucleic acid binding [Evidence IEA]), whose product MSFPPPPGLKQTPSSLPPRPPAPAITASSGFKPAYAAPPSYSSPGTTGGYGGNAPGSGYNAFSFQPRAVAASQPYQASISAPPTTTAGYPAPTTSGYGNYYQQQPQPYQSGPSYYGQAQYNDSYGSYPDQANAYGRNYGRNESGADAEREAQIAQWQSAYVNNQEMSAAAPGKGPAPRAAQGPGAYTPSTSAPTSHTPTPASGRPQQDSKTVVRSGGGQTWTDSTLLEWDPAHFRLFVGNLAGEVTDDSLFKAFSQFPSVQKSRVIRDKRTQKSKGFGFVSFSDGDDYFRAAREMQGKYIGSHPILLRRATTEVRPVSGNAAKGGKKNHGGAGAGGSGGRPGSGKVKHDGVKKPGKTKGGLKILG is encoded by the coding sequence ATGTCCTTTCCGCCTCCTCCAGGTCTGAAGCAAACGCCCTCGTCGCTCCCTCCGCGACCTCCTGCGCCCGCAATCACTGCTTCGTCCGGTTTTAAGCCAGCGTACGCCGCGCCGCCCTCTTATTCGTCACCCGGTACTACTGGTGGATATGGTGGGAATGCGCCGGGATCGGGGTACAATGCCTTCTCGTTTCAGCCGCGTGCCGTAGCCGCCAGCCAGCCTTATCAAGCAAGCATCTCCGCTCCGCCAACTACCACAGCTGGTTACCCAGCCCCGACGACCTCTGGTTACGGTAACTACTATCAACAGCAACCACAGCCCTACCAAAGCGGACCATCATACTATGGCCAGGCACAATATAATGACAGCTATGGCTCATATCCAGACCAAGCAAATGCATATGGGAGGAACTATGGACGCAATGAGTCTGGTGCAGATGCTGAGAGAGAAGCCCAAATTGCTCAGTGGCAGAGTGCCTATGTTAACAACCAGGAAATGTCAGCTGCCGCTCCCGGCAAAGGGCCCGCCCCTCGCGCCGCTCAGGGGCCAGGCGCCTATACACCTTCGACCAGTGCTCCTACATCCCACACACCCACCCCGGCTTCCGGGCGCCCCCAGCAGGATTCCAAGACCGTTGTGCGTTCTGGTGGTGGCCAGACCTGGACCGATTCTACTCTCCTCGAATGGGACCCGGCACATTTCCGACTTTTCGTGGGTAACCTTGCAGGCGAGGTAACCGACGATTCCCTCTTCAAAGCGTTCTCCCAGTTTCCTTCAGTGCAGAAATCTCGAGTTATTCGCGACAAGCGCACGCAGAAAAGTAAGGGATTTGGGTTCGTCAGCTTCAGTGACGGCGATGACTATTTCAGGGCTGCCAGAGAAATGCAGGGCAAGTACATTGGTTCTCATCCAATCCTCCTGAGACGGGCCACGACCGAAGTTCGTCCTGTGTCCGGCAATGCCGCTAAGGGAGGAAAAAAGAACCAtggtggtgccggtgccggtggtTCTGGCGGACGCCCGGGTTCCGGCAAGGTCAAGCATGATGGAGTCAAGAAGCCTGGAAAGACGAAGGGTGGACTGAAGATTTTGGGATGA
- the GND1 gene encoding NADP(+)-dependent, decarboxylating phosphogluconate dehydrogenase (BUSCO:EOG09261W3X;~COG:G;~EggNog:ENOG410PF9G;~InterPro:IPR006183,IPR006184,IPR036291,IPR006114, IPR006115,IPR008927,IPR013328,IPR006113;~PFAM:PF03446,PF00393;~go_function: GO:0004616 - phosphogluconate dehydrogenase (decarboxylating) activity [Evidence IEA];~go_function: GO:0016491 - oxidoreductase activity [Evidence IEA];~go_function: GO:0050661 - NADP binding [Evidence IEA];~go_process: GO:0006098 - pentose-phosphate shunt [Evidence IEA];~go_process: GO:0055114 - oxidation-reduction process [Evidence IEA]), producing MADQAVARLAGINVGAPARPLPSADFGLIGLAVMGQNLILNAADKGYTVCAYNRTTSKVDRFLENEAKGKSIVGAHSVEEFCSKLKRPRRVMLLVMAGKPVDQFIEALLPHLEKDDIIIDGGNSHFPDSNRRTQALAEKGIRFVGSGVSGGEEGARYGPSLMPGGHEAAWPYIKDIFQGISAKSDDGEPCCDWVGDQGSGHFIKMVHNGIEYGDMQLICEAYDLLKRGLGLSPTEIGDVFAKWNTGVLDSFLIEITRDVLYYNDNDGTPLVEKILDKAGQKGTGKWTAINALDLGMPVTLIGEAVFSRCLSALKDDRTRASTILGGPTPKFEGDKQAFIDDLEQALYASKIISYAQGFMLIQEAAKEYGWKLNKPSIALMWRGGCIIRSVFLKDITNAYRNNPDLENLLFDDFFNKAIHNAQTGWRNVVSKSALWGIPLPAFSTALSFYDGYRTKDLPANLLQAQRDYFGAHTFRIKPEYANENFPEGKDIHVNWTGRGGDVSASTYVA from the exons ATGGCAGACCAGGCAGT CGCCCGTCTCGCcggcatcaatgtcggcGCTCCAGCGCGTCCTTTGCCCAGTGCTGATTTCGGTCTGATCGGTTTGGCCGTCATGGGCCAGAACCTGATCCTTAACGCCGCCGACAAGGGTTACACCGTTTGCGCCTACAACCGTACCACCTCCAAGGTCGACCGTTTCCTCGAAAATGAGGCCAAGG GCAAGTCCATCGTTGGTGCTCACTCCGTTGAGGAGTTCTGCTCCAAGCTCAAGCGCCCCCGCCGTGTCATGCTCCTGGTCATGGCTGGTAAGCCCGTTGACCAGTTCATCGAGGCTCTCCTGCCTCACCTCGAGAAGGacgacatcatcatcgacggTGGTAACTCCCACTTCCCCGACAGCAACCGCCGTACCCAGGCCTTGGCCGAGAAGGGCATCCGCTTCGTTGGTAGCGGTGTCTCTGGTGGTGAGGAAGGTGCCCGCTACGGCCCCTCTCTTATGCCCGGTGGTCACGAGGCCGCCTGGCCTTACATTAAGGACATCTTTCAGGGCATCTCCGCCAAGAGTGACGATGGCGAACCCTGCTGTGACTGGGTCGGTGACCAGGGTTCCGGCCACTTCATCAAGATGGTCCACAACGGTATCGAGTACGGTGACATGCAACTGATCTGTGAGGCCTATGACCTCCTCAAGCGCGGTCTCGGTCTCTCCCCCACGGAGATTGGCGATGTCTTCGCCAAGTGGAACACTGGTGTCCTTGACTCCTTCCTGATCGAAATCACCCGTGACGTCCTCTACtacaacgacaacgacggCACTCCTCTCGTCGAGAAGATCCTTGACAAGGCCGGCCAGAAGGGTACCGGCAAGTGGACCGCCATCAACGCCCTTGACCTTGGCATGCCCGTCACTCTCATTGGCGAGGCTGTCTTCTCCCGCTGCCTGAGTGCTCTCAAGGACGACCGTACCCGTGCTAGCACCATCCTCGGTGGCCCCACTCCCAAGTTCGAAGGTGACAAGCAGGCTTTCATCGATGACCTGGAACAGGCCCTCTACGCCTCGAAGATCATCTCCTACGCTCAGGGCTTCATGCTCATCCAGGAGGCCGCTAAGGAGTACGGCTGGAAGCTGAACAAGCCCTCCATTGCCCTCATGTGGCGTGGTGGCTGCATCATCCGCTCCGTCTTCCTCAAGGACATTACCAACGCTTACCGCAACAACCCCGACCTCGAGAACCTCCTGTTCGACGACTTCTTCAACAAGGCCATCCACAACGCTCAAACCGGCTGGAGAAACGTTGTCAGCAAGTCTGCCCTCTGGGGTATCCCTCTCCCTGCCTTCAGCACTGCCCTCAGCTTCTACGACGGCTACCGCACCAAGGACCTCCCTGCCAACTTGCTGCAGGCCCAGCGTGACTACTTCGGTGCCCACACCTTCCGCATCAAGCCCGAGTATGCCAACGAGAACTTCCCCGAGGGCAAGGACATCCACGTCAACTGGACCGGCCGTGGTGGTGACGTGTCCGCCTCGACCTACGTTGCTTAA
- a CDS encoding anticodon-binding domain-containing protein (COG:S;~EggNog:ENOG410PQ8Q;~InterPro:IPR039683,IPR019181;~PFAM:PF09793): MAAAMVPLEVALSGAIGARVRINTSSPAPSTIEGTLFTACPITNLIAINTKPSSNPADAKQAEAGDYRIIPVSRIQSFNLLSLSPSSNSPDGPSFTDAAPPVQALDIRALKTREATAIGKAQESEAKRGKGVTQEAQDVFDAFNRTMPTRWDGSNIIVADAVSIAAPYRADDCRPLVAGDVAALSHVRKVLEMERKKIELRNASASIGKPGTPNNAAGQRKGG; the protein is encoded by the exons ATGGCAGCTGCCATGGTGCCACTGGAAGTGGCATTGAGCGGTGCGATTGGTGCACG CGTTCGCATCAACACATCTTCACCCGCACCTTCGACGATCGAGGGAACCCTCTTTACCGCCTGCCCCATCACAAACCTCATCGCCATCAACACCAAGCCCTCTTCAAATCCCGCAGACGCAAAACAAGCCGAAGCCGGCGACTACCGCATCATCCCCGTCTCTCGGATCCAATCCTTTaacctcctctccctttCCCCGTCATCGAACAGCCCCGATGGCCCCTCTTTCACCGATGCGGCTCCTCCCGTGCAAGCGCTCGACATCCGCGCCCTGAAGACCCGCGAGGCCACTGCGATTGGCAAGGCGCAGGAGAGTGAAGCGAAGCGCGGGAAGGGCGTTACGCAAGAGGCGCAGGATGTGTTTGATGCGTTTAACCGGACGATGCCTACGAGATGGGATGGAAGTAACATTATCGTGGCGGATGCGGTGTCGATAGCGGCGCCTTACCGGGCTGATGATTGCCGGCCGTTGGTGGCGGGTGATGTGGCAGCGCTGAGCCATGTGCGCAAAGTG CTCGAGATGGAGCGCAAGAAGATCGAACTCCGCAATGCTAGCGCGTCAATTGGCAAGCCCGGCACTCCTAACAACGCTGCTGGCCAGAGGAAGGGCGGTTAA
- a CDS encoding glycoside hydrolase family 15 protein (CAZy:GH15;~COG:G;~EggNog:ENOG410PK47;~InterPro:IPR011613,IPR008928;~PFAM:PF00723;~go_process: GO:0005975 - carbohydrate metabolic process [Evidence IEA]): protein MAEQYSVQNAPDYNAVEDYGLIGDMHTCALVSKAGSMDFMCWPVFDSPSVFCRLMDSKKGGHWSVKPTMGVTNPLSKQRYLPYSNLLETRWTNDDGVATLVDYFAVTPKRTHQTGRLLTGYCPCNEPGVNRFKSGLRHSAVARKIECSRGSMELQIELFPAFNYARDSHITRAKLEDDLSEHPVQTVHFESETERLQLAICATSSEPDIAGFPKAQFRLEERPEMQGRGLVAVVKLSEGQAIHFVLHSPEMSMPTGAAVPGHIRRLEEETYDYWTEWTRKCTFRGQYRETVERSLLILKLLTYKPTGAIVAAPTFSIPENVGGSRNWDYRYSWVRDTSFTLYVFLKMGYSDEAEAYVNFIFDRIFPHAHAAEPGSKRPFLPLMFTIRGEYDIPELELNHLDGYKGSKPVRVGNAAVFHTQLDIYGELLDSIYLYNKHGNPVTYDQWLAIRRMINYVIEVRHEKDMSIWESRGQIQNFLYSKIMLWVALDRAVRLCEKRSSLPCPDRNKWVQIRDELYDEIMDKGYNSDRGHFSQSFESPEVLDASILIAPLVFFLPPNDPRFISTLKKILQAPEKEGLSSSRMVFRYDHKKANDGVGGREGAFIMVTFWLVEAMSRAASYDVDIPNLRKLALAHFDNILSYSNHLGMFSEEVAISGEQMGNTPQAFSHLACVSAAINLDRLSRGHKSDVS, encoded by the exons ATGGCTGAGCAATACTCCGTCCAGAACGCCCCGGACTACAATGCCGTCGAGGACTATGGTCTTATCGGGGATATGCACACTTGTGCTCTGGTCAGCAAGGCCGGAAGCATGGATTTCATGtgctggcctgtcttcgacTCCCCTTCCGTATTTTGTCGCTTGATGGACTCCAAGAAGGGAGGCCACTGGAGCGTCAAGCCAACGATGGGGGTGACCAATCCGCTCAGCAAGCAGAGATATCTGCCCTATTCGAACCTCCTCGAAACCCGCTGGACCAACGATGATGGAGTAGCAACTCTGGTTGATTACTTTGCTGTCACTCCCAAGCGAACCCACCAGACCGGCCGCTTATTGACTGGATATTGTCCTTGCAATGAACCCGGAGTCAACCGGTTCAAGTCGGGCTTACGACACTCAGCAGTCGCCCGGAAAATTGAATGTAGCCGTGGCAGCATGGAATTGCAAATTGAGCTCTTTCCGGCATTCAACTATGCCCGCGATTCCCACATAACCCGCGCCAAACTGGAGGATGACCTCTCGGAGCATCCGGTGCAGACAGTTCATTTCGAAAGTGAAACGGAGCGACTGCAACTCGCAATCTGCGCCACCTCCTCGGAGCCCGACATCGCTGGCTTCCCCAAAGCCCAGTTCCGGCTGGAGGAAAGGCCGGAGATGCAAGGCCGGGGGCTCGTCGCGGTTGTAAAACTTTCGGAAGGCCAGGCCATCCACTTTGTTTTACACAGCCCCGAGATGAGCATGCCCACGGGTGCCGCGGTGCCAGGCCATATCAGGCGCCTGGAGGAAGAGACATACGATTACTGGACCGAATGGACACGGAAGTGCACCTTCCGCGGACAGTACCGTGAAACGGTCGAACGCAGCCTGCTGATCCTGAAATTATTGACCTACAAGCCTACTGGTGCCATTGTTGCTGCACCTACTTTTTCCATTCCAGAAAACGTGGGTGGGAGTCGCAATTGGGATTACCGCTACTCCTGGGTCCGAGACACATCCTTCACCCTCTACGTCTTCCTCAAGATGGGATACAGTGACGAAGCCGAGGCATACGTTAACTTCATCTTCGACCGCATTTTCCCGCACGCCCACGCGGCCGAACCAGGCAGTAAGCGGCCATTCTTGCCGCTGATGTTCACCATTCGAGGAGAATACGACATCCCCGAATTGGAATTGAACCATCTCGATGGCTACAAAGGAAGCAAGCCTGTCCGCGTAGGTAACGCGGCCGTCTTTCACACGCAGCTGGACATCTACGGCGAACTGCTGGACAGTATCTACCTATACAACAAGCACGGCAACCCCGTCACCTACGACCAGTGGCTAGCCATCCGTCGCATGATCAACTACGTGATCGAAGTCCGGCACGAAAAGGACATGTCCATCTGGGAATCACGTGGCCAAATCCAGAACTTCCTCTACTCCAAGATCATGCTCTGGGTGGCCCTGGACCGCGCAGTCCGTCTCTGCGAGAAACGCTCCAGTCTTCCCTGTCCAGACCGAAACAAATGGGTCCAAATTCGCGACGAGCTTTACGACGAAATCATGGATAAGGGATACAACTCCGACCGCGGCCACTTTTCGCAGAGCTTCGAGAGTCCCGAAGTCCTGGACGCGTCCATCTTGATTGCGCCACTGGTGTTCTTCCTTCCACCCAACGATCCCCGCTTTATTAGCACGCTCAAGAAGATCCTTCAAGCACCCGAGAAAGAAGGTCTCTCCAGTTCCCGCATGGTCTTCCGATACGACCACAAAAAGGCCAACGACGGCGTGGGCGGCCGCGAGGGCGCCTTTATCATGGTTACTTTCTGGCTCGTCGAAGCAATGTCTCGT GCGGCATCCTACGACGTCGACATCCCGAATCTCCGCAAACTGGCGCTCGCCCATTTCGACAATATCCTCTCCTACTCCAATCACCTGGGCATGTTCTCTGAAGAAGTGGCTATCTCGGGTGAACAGATGGGTAATACGCCGCAGGCGTTCAGTCACTTGGCTTGTGTCAGTGCGGCGATTAACTTAGATCGGTTGAGTCGGGGTCATAAGTCGGATGTGTCTTGA
- the CAS42 gene encoding putative nucleotide-sugar transporter (BUSCO:EOG09262R8O;~COG:G;~EggNog:ENOG410PFWX;~InterPro:IPR004853;~PFAM:PF03151;~TransMembrane:10 (i136-156o168-193i227-247o253-277i284-303o309-334i346-364o376-401i413-435o441-460i)): protein MGLSHSGSHHRRRSSMLTGAAGPSQSLPTEQREESPRIVSDGAGYKREEQKPLNGEDADASDLSSIAESMEMDCMSTDDDLHDDEETGLTAKQRRKQRRRRRRQRRQLDARIADVKASRNDVFSLGLAERSVLRRLLVNGVLILSWYFFSLSISIYNKWMFSQDDIVFPFPLFTTSLHMAVQFTLSGLILWAIPSLRPKNPSTSAASGSSPARDTGSSEKRPLITRFFYLTRLVPCGTATSLDIGLGNMSLKYISLTFLTMCKSSALAFVLLFAFIFRLETPSVKLIIIIATMTVGVVMMVAGETAFNAVGFALVIASAFFSGFRWGLTQILLLRHPATSNPFSTLFFLTPVMFISLTVISLAVERPAEIANGFQALAATHGTGFGLVLLIFPGVLAFCMISSEFALLKRSSVVTLSICGIFKEVITISAAGVVFHDQLTAVNLTGLVVTIGSIATYNYMKISKMRQEAMSNMGDRSPITGSDMEDDSESPAPNGSRGYQRVPHLDTGLSMAQSSPRVNVADNVNITPADDMAIGGPRSYGVRASGASSTNHGLSITTSNLEPSRSTSASPLKSAPPIITFTDADFPSASERGPAHGSQSASQSPERNASRHND from the exons ATGGGCCTGTCTCATTCGGGAAGCCATCATCGACGGCGCAGCTCGATGCTCACCGGCGCCGCGGGTCCTTCGCAGTCGCTTCCGACCGAGCAAAGGGAGGAGTCCCCCCGGATTGTTAGTGATGGCGCTGGTTACAAGCGGGAAGAACAGAAGCCGTTAAATGGGGAGGATGCGGACGCTTCCGATCTCTCTTCTATTGCGGAGAGCATGGAGATGGATTGCATGAGCACCGATGATGACCTTCAcgatgacgaagaaacgGGTCTTACGGCAAAACAGAGACGTAAACAGCGACGCCGGCGACGACGCCAACGGAGGCAATTGGATGCCCGTATTGCGGATGTCAAGGCTTCCCGTAACGATGTGTTCAGTCTGGGTCTGGCCGAGAGGAGCGTTCTCCGGAGGTTGCTCGTCAATGGCGTTCTAATTCTTTCGTggtattttttttctctgtCTATTTCCATT TACAACAAATGGATGTTCTCGCAGGACGACATCGTATTCCCCTTTCCTCTCTTCACAACCAGCTTGCACATGGCTGTCCAGTTCACACTCTCTGGCCTGATTCTCTGGGCTATTCCTTCGCTCCGCCCAAAAAATCCATCTACATCCGCGGCGTCCGGCTCGTCACCTGCACGGGATACTGGGTCTTCCGAGAAAAGACCCCTGATCACCAGGTTCTTCTACCTGACTCGCCTAGTCCCTTGCGGTACGGCGACATCGTTGGACATTGGATTGGGCAACATGTCCCTCAAATACATCTCGCTCACCTTCTTGACCATGTGCAAATCTTCGGCCCTTGCCTTCGTTCTGCTTTTCGCTTTTATTTTTCGCCTTGAAACCCCCTCTGTCAAATTGATTATCATTATCGCTACCATGACTGTCGGTGTGGTCATGATGGTGGCCGGTGAAACCGCATTCAATGCGGTAGGTTTTGCCTTGGTGATCGCATCGGCCTTCTTCTCGGGCTTCCGCTGGGGCCTTACCCAGATTCTTCTGCTCCGTCACCCGGCCACGTCCAATCCCTTTTCGaccctttttttcttgacGCCCGTTATGTTCATTTCCCTGACCGTCATTTCTCTTGCCGTGGAACGTCCTGCTGAGATCGCCAATGGCTTTCAGGCACTCGCCGCCACCCACGGGACGGGGTTCGGGCTTGTGCTCTTGATTTTCCCCGGTGTACTCGCTTTCTGTATGATTTCCTCGGAGTTTGCTCTGTTGAAGCGCTCATCCGTGGTCACATTGAGCATATGCGGAATCTTTAAGGAAGTGATCACCATCAGCGCAGCGGGTGTGGTGTTCCACGACCAGCTCACTGCCGTAAACCTCACGGGTCTGGTGGTTACAATTGGCAGTATTGCCACCTACAACTATATGAAGATTTCCAAGATGCGCCAAGAGGCCATGTCAAACATGGGGGACCGGAGCCCGATTACGGGCTCGGACATGGAAGATGATTCAGAATCTCCTGCCCCCAACGGGTCGCGAGGTTATCAGCGAGTACCCCATCTAGACACAGGCTTAAGCATGGCCCAATCCAGTCCCAGAGTGAACGTCGCCGATAATGTCAACATCACTCCCGCAGATGACATGGCTATTGGCGGACCACGCTCGTACGGTGTCCGGGCAAGTGGAGCCAGTAGCACTAACCATGGGCTATCCATTACCACCTCGAACCTCGAACCATCACGATCAACCTCTGCCTCTCCACTCAAGTCCGCACCTCCGATTATTACATTCACGGATGCAGACTTTCCCTCAGCTTCGGAGCGTGGCCCAGCCCACGGAAGCCAATCCGCTTCGCAATCTCCAGAAAGAAACGCATCCAGACACAACGATTAA
- a CDS encoding uncharacterized protein (COG:Q;~EggNog:ENOG410PX7C;~InterPro:IPR036291,IPR002347;~PFAM:PF08659,PF00106,PF13561;~go_process: GO:0055114 - oxidation-reduction process [Evidence IEA]), producing the protein MPGKVVLCTGANQGLGFAVLQVAGLRHPTNTYILCSRDLDAGQQAVQKLKDLGVIAQIDLVKLDVTNDQHISAAVEHVTETYGKLDALINNAGIIRLPSNDDISAARAAYNELFNVNITSVALLTTAFTPLLYKSPNPKVINISSGLGSIQNAPTKKKVRVPSYSTSKTAVNGLTVHMQVAENDRVEGEAASSGEPRIRYYACAPGLLRAAFSGFWGNGRDPEEGAEVVVRLLADDTGEYEGGTYWEFVDDEMKVVPW; encoded by the exons ATGCCAGGAAAGGTAGTTCTCTGCACCGGAGCCAACCAGGGCTTAGGCTTCGCCGTTCTCCAGGTTGCTGGCCTGCGCCACCCGACGAACACCTATATCCTTTGCAGCCGCGATCTTGACGCCGGCCAACAGGCCGTTCAGAAGCTCAAAGACCTCGGTGTAATCGCCCAGATCGATCTTGTCAAGCTCGATGTCACCAACGACCAACATATCTCTGCGGCCGTCGAGCATGTCACCGAGACATATGGAAAATTGGACG CCCTAATCAATAACGCCGGCATAATCCGTCTGCCCTCCAACGACGACATCTCAGCAGCTCGTGCCGCATACAACGAACTCTTCAATGTCAACATAACCTCCGTCGCACTACTTACGACCGCCTTCACGCCTCTCCTCTACAAATCACCAAACCCCAAAGTAATCAACATCTCCTCCGGCCTGGGCAGTATCCAGAACGCCCCGACCAAAAAGAAGGTGCGGGTCCCGTCGTACAGCACGAGTAAGACCGCGGTGAACGGTCTTACAGTGCATATGCAGGTTGCTGAGAATGATCGGGTTGAGGGTGAGGCGGCGAGTAGTGGGGAACCGAGGATTCGGTATTATGCGTGTGCTCCTGGTCTCCTCAGGGCTGCTTTTAGCGGTTTCTGGGGGAATGGGAGGGATCCGGAGGAGGGGGCTGAGGTTGTTGTTCGGCTTCTTGCGGATGATACGGGGGAGTATGAAGGAGGGACGTATTGGGAGTTTGTGGATGATGAGATGAAGGTTGTTCCGTGGTAG
- a CDS encoding DNA-(apurinic or apyrimidinic site) lyase APN1 (BUSCO:EOG09262XMN;~COG:L;~EggNog:ENOG410PGU1;~InterPro:IPR013022,IPR018246,IPR001719,IPR036237;~PFAM:PF01261;~go_function: GO:0003677 - DNA binding [Evidence IEA];~go_function: GO:0008270 - zinc ion binding [Evidence IEA];~go_process: GO:0006281 - DNA repair [Evidence IEA]) — MSTHKSASSAIPGSPLPSPKTSKRIASAGDIDAAPQPNSPSRRSKRLNSDVPDASNQPQSNGDAVEPKSKRPQTSRTRVKKEVEEESEFLISVKTEKDGAVKQEEPEIVMAKATKKRKSKEEKETEVMPLRPRTQGLRMFVGAHVSAAKGVFNAVNNTKHIGGNAFALFLKSQRKWDNPPLQDDHRDQFRQSCSEQKYNAAKHVLPHGSYLVNLAQEDKAKAKQAYNSFLDDLQRCEALGINLYNFHPGSAGQTTLPSALTRLAKALTNALAATSTVTPVLETMCGQGTTIGGSLTEFRDIIAQIPKEHHSRVGICIDTCHSHAAGYDLVTSAGFKAFLKEFDEVIGLQFLRALHLNDSKTPRGSHRDLHANIGTGFLGLRAFHNIMNEPIFEDMPMILETPIDRPVSNTSKPPTTDTSARAAHEACASEDSESDLSDPEQPPKKKQTKGKPKKPTARVIADPSVWANEISLLESLIGMDPESPEFRSLEAKLADEGKEMREKHQEQHDRKVETEEKKKKKALEKGQKSLMDMMKGSSAAKGKKQTADL, encoded by the exons ATGTCGACACACAAAAGCGCGTCCAGTGCCATTCCCGGTTCTCCATTGCCGTCGCCGAAGACCTCAAAACGCATCGCCAGTGCAGGCGACATTGATGCAGCGCCACAGCCAAACTCTCCGTCTAGAAGATCGAAACGATTAAATTCAGACGTACCGGATGCCTCGAACCAACCTCAGTCTAATGGGGATGCGGTTGAACCTAAGTCGAA ACGTCCACAGACTTCGCGAACAAGGGTGAAAAAGGAAGTTGAAGAGGAGTCTGAATTTTTGATTAGCGTCAAGACCGAAAAGGACGGCGCCGTTAAGCAAGAGGAACCGGAGATAGTAATGGCAAAGgcaacaaagaaaaggaagtcaaaagaagagaaagagactgAAGTCATGCCATTGCGACCTAGGACCCAAGGGCTGCGGATGTTTGTGGGCGCTCATGTTAGCGCAGCAAAAG GTGTCTTCAATGCCGTGAATAACACCAAACACATTGG CGGAAATGCGTTTGCCCTGTTCCTTAAATCGCAACGGAAGTGGGACAATCCTCCATTGCAGGATGATCACAGAGACCAGTTCCGCCAGTCTTGTTCAGAACAGAAATACAACGCGGCCAAACATGTTCTTCCCCACGGGTCCTACCTCGTCAATTTGGCGCAGGAAGACAAGGCCAAGGCTAAGCAGGCGTACAATTCATTCCTCGACGACCTCCAACGCTGTGAGGCACTTGGAATCAATCTCTACAATTTCCA CCCCGGCAGCGCCGGCCAGACCACCCTCCCCTCCGCCCTTACCCGCCTTGCGAAAGCCCTCACCAACGCCCTCGCCGCGACCTCGACCGTAACTCCCGTCCTCGAGACAATGTGCGGCCAGGGAACGACAATTGGTGGCTCATTAACCGAATTTCGTGACATTATTGCTCAGATACCCAAAGAACATCACTCCCGCGTCGGAATCTGTATTGATACATGTCATAGCCATGCGGCCGGCTACGACCTCGTCACGTCCGCAGGATTCAAGGCTTTCTTGAAGGAATTTGATGAGGTTATTGGTCTACAGTTTCTCCGTGCCTTACATCTGAATGATTCCAAGACGCCTCGGGGTAGCCATCGAGATCTCCATGCAAATATCGGAACGGGCTTTTTGGGTCTTCGGGCGTTCCACAACATAATGAACGAGCCTATTTTTGAAGACATGCCGATGATCCTGGAGACTCCCATCGACAGGCCCGTATCAAACACTTCTAAACCACCTACTACGGACACCTCGGCCAGAGCAGCGCATGAAGCCTGCGCGAGCGAAGATTCCGAGTCCGACCTGTCCGATCCCGAACAACCTCCCAAAAAGAAACAGACCAAGGGTAAGCCCAAAAAGCCTACAGCTCGCGTCATCGCCGATCCCAGCGTTTGGGCCAACGAGATCTCACTTCTCGAATCCCTTATCGGGATGGACCCCGAGTCCCCCGAATTCCGTTCCCTCGAGGCGAAGCTAGCAGATGAGGGGAAGGAGATGCGGGAGAAGCATCAGGAGCAGCATGATCGGAAGGTAGAGAcagaggagaaaaagaaaaagaaagcgcTGGAGAAGGGGCAGAAGTCgttgatggatatgatgaagGGCTCCTCGGCTGCGAAGGGGAAAAAGCAAACGGCGGACTTGTAA